The sequence below is a genomic window from Chondrinema litorale.
TCATTATCTAAAGTAATAGTAGTTGCACTCCAACCATTCATAATTGGTGCTTGAGAAGAAAAACTCATTTGAGAAAGTCCGTTTATTCCTCTCCACTCATTTTGTAAAGCTTCAATTCTATCTTGCTTCTCCCAAGGTATGTGGATATTAACAATATGATCACGATTAAAACCAAGATCGTTACTACGAGCAAAGTCTAATTGTTGCATCACTACGATGGTACCGAATATAAAAATCTGGCAAAGGCTAAACTGCACCAATACCAATACTCTACGCATAGAAAAGCCTCTGCCACTTTTTAGGTTAATCCTGTTTTTGATCGCATCAATCGGATTAAAAGAAGAAGCCAATATTGCAGGATAAAACCCAGAAAAAACTGTTAAAAACAACATTAAACCGGGTATGAATAAATAAATGAGAAAGTCATTTTGAAGTGCTTCTCTAAATAAGTTTTCCTTTTCGCCCCAGTCTATAAAGACTTGCATATTCATTAAAAGCAATTCGGTTAAGCAAAAAGAAATAGCAACCGCCATGCTTATTAGTATCATTGTTTCACTTAAAAACTGAAACACTAATAACCTCTTACTGCTACCTAAAACCTTCCTTACTCCTATTTCAGATGATCTTAATGTGGCAAATGCGGTAGATAAATTAATGTAGTTGATACAAGCTGAAAGTATTAGAACTACAGCTATCGCAAACAAATACCAGAGTACATCTGCATTGGCATTTCGACCTGTATTAGCATACATTTCTTGATCGAAATGCATGTCTTGCATAGGCTGCATTTTTAATTCCCACTCAGAATCTTTATCTGGATTTTTACTCTTATACAGATCGTAAATTTTCTTTTCTAGCTTTTCTACATTTGCTTGCAGCACCTCGTCTTCACCTTCTACCAGTATATAGTTCTGATAGTTACTCGTTACGCTTGTCCAATACTTAGAACCAGAAACTCTATCGTTAACCAAATCGATGGGTACAAATGCAGAAAACTCAAAGTTACTCGGTGCTGGCGGAGTTTTAAGCAAACCTGTTACAGTTACAAGCTTCTCATTTTCCATTTTAAGCTCTTTACCAACCACATCCAGATTTCCAAAAATCTGTATCGCAGATTTCTCTGTTAAAATAATTGATTCTTTGTTTGACAGAGACTTTTCAGGACTACCAGCAATCCATTCCCAATCGAAAATTTTAAAGTAATTGGTATCGACTCCTGCCAAATTTTCGATCTCAATTTTATTATTTTCTTTTCCTTCAGTAGCATCTGTGAGACGCACATCAACATCTCCCTCTGTTAGTAACTCGCCAAGGACTTTAATCTCTGGCACCTCTGCTTCAATGGTTTCGTGTACAGGATACGGCACACCTTGGTTATAACTTTGGTGCTCCCCGAAATGCATCTCTGTGTAGAGATGGTAAATGTTATCTAGTTTTGAATGGAATTTATCATAACTGTTTTCGTGTCTGATAATCAAGTAAATGACTAATGCACAGGTGATACCCACTGAAAGGCCCAACACATTTATAATGGTGAGCATCTTGTTTTTCAGTAAGTTCCTGAATGAAGTTTTAAACAGAAGTTCCAGCATATGGTAAGTATTTAAATAATTACGTTAAAGTTTTTTTATTCTGATCGTAGTGCTTCGGCAGGGTTTCTTAAAGCAGATTTTATAGATTGATAGCTTACAGATAGTAAGGTGATCAATAGCGCAATGCATAAAGTGAGTGCAAAGTAACTCCAGCCTATATCTATTTTATAAGCATAATCTTCTAACCAGATATCCATAAAATAATAACCTATAGGGCCAGCAACTACTAATGCTGATATTACGAGTAATAAAAATTCTTTAGAAAAGAGCATTACAATTTGGCTTATGCTTGCCCCAAAAACTTTTCTTATTCCGATCTCTTTGGTTTTTCTCAAGCTCATAAAAGAAACTAAACCAAACAAGCCAAGGCAGTTTATAAAAATGGCTATACCAGAGAATAAGTTAAACACCCTTAAAACCTGCTCCTCAGCCTTATACATTCTATATATGCGATCTTCTAAAAACTCATATTTAAACTCAGTTTCTGGAAATAAGCTTTTCCAAACAGAATGCATCGCAGCCAAGGTTTCAGCTCTGTTTATAGGGCTTATTTTAGCATTTAGAACATAATAAGACTTTTGATCTTGGCTCATCATTATTGCAGGG
It includes:
- a CDS encoding ABC transporter permease, giving the protein MLELLFKTSFRNLLKNKMLTIINVLGLSVGITCALVIYLIIRHENSYDKFHSKLDNIYHLYTEMHFGEHQSYNQGVPYPVHETIEAEVPEIKVLGELLTEGDVDVRLTDATEGKENNKIEIENLAGVDTNYFKIFDWEWIAGSPEKSLSNKESIILTEKSAIQIFGNLDVVGKELKMENEKLVTVTGLLKTPPAPSNFEFSAFVPIDLVNDRVSGSKYWTSVTSNYQNYILVEGEDEVLQANVEKLEKKIYDLYKSKNPDKDSEWELKMQPMQDMHFDQEMYANTGRNANADVLWYLFAIAVVLILSACINYINLSTAFATLRSSEIGVRKVLGSSKRLLVFQFLSETMILISMAVAISFCLTELLLMNMQVFIDWGEKENLFREALQNDFLIYLFIPGLMLFLTVFSGFYPAILASSFNPIDAIKNRINLKSGRGFSMRRVLVLVQFSLCQIFIFGTIVVMQQLDFARSNDLGFNRDHIVNIHIPWEKQDRIEALQNEWRGINGLSQMSFSSQAPIMNGWSATTITLDNDSTSEEKQTNLIQADPAYFELYGFNFLAGGPYPESDSLESVVVNQKFLNLMGLDNPHEAVGKAVYYGKDRPLTITGVVSDFHINSFRSEIKPLMMGMEKDNLYVANLKINPVTQKETLAALESKWNIVYHDETFKYDFLEDDIYRMYKNEEQTYRLFNLFAGIAIFISCLGLYGLISFISLQRTKEIGIRKVLGASIRQIVYLFSKEFIILVITALLIAGPIGYYIMTNWLEDYAYKISLTWDMFAITLCVALVIALITVSYQSIKAALQNPADALHSD